In Quercus robur chromosome 11, dhQueRobu3.1, whole genome shotgun sequence, the following proteins share a genomic window:
- the LOC126705125 gene encoding receptor-like protein EIX2: protein MALTGVVPCMDSEQEALLKIKEGFKDVSEPFSSWTAVEDCCNWRGVGCDNTTGHVTMLDLHSRDPSSKLLGEVSPSLLDLPYLRSLNLSLNHFQQTLIPEFICSLKYIEHLNLSNANFRGTIPSSLGNLSHLKSLDLSGNGLFYLKAENLSWVYGLSSLEVLALGGVEISNAEDWLDAVNMLPSLVELRLSFVNFTSFLKICIISTIPDWLFDIGHSLVYLNLSRCQLYGVIPDAFGNLTSLISLDLSDNNLEGPIPLTLGLFQEQGERNRSSSLRKLYLSSNGLNGSLARSLAQFSQLAVLDVAMNYMKGSIKDAHLQKFNSLRVLDLSSNRLALKVSSKWTPPFQLEAIGLRSCLLGPKFPQWLRSQKNFSAIDISNAGIVDVVPDWFWNLSSRIMYMNLSFNKLKGHVPDFSSQHQLSEQDLTGNNFSSPLPRFSANTRILLLAKNSFFGHISNLCGILSINNSLNYLDLSSNNLWGEIPDCWKYGHNLIALNLANNNLSGQIPYSMGQLIRLNTLRLENNILSGEVPLALKTCTELTALYLANNRLLGNVPTWISENLQKLKFLSLRSNSFSGNIPMQLCQLQHLNFLDLSSNNLSGAIPPCAFPSMVIALVDTNPDMSYPYMAYSDSVKLTFNSREFIRHRNFHYLFSNILDLSSNNLSGKIPTEVMSLYGLIVLNLSRNHLVGPIPPNIGEMANLEALDLSRNHLSCTMPASMTNLSFLSYLNISHNSLSGKIPLSTQLQSFSGQAFIGNPQLCGPPLSDNCSSNESFGDPHCSIEEGDDEKQSIQKQEQHDFKIPSFYLSMGLGFIVGYCGFWGSLLLNKSWRYAYFRFLGNMNDKIYVMVVVGAAKLKRKFQHQQAPK, encoded by the exons ATGGCGTTGACTGGTGTGGTACCGTGCATGGATAGTGAGCAAGAGGCTCTTCTCAAGATCAAAGAAGGCTTTAAGGATGTTTCAGAACCCTTCTCTTCATGGACTGCAGTAGAAGATTGTTGCAATTGGAGAGGAGTTGGATGTGACAACACAACTGGTCATGTGACCATGCTTGATCTCCACAGTCGAGACCCATCCAGCAAATTGCTAGGTGAGGTAAGTCCTTCTCTGCTTGACTTACCATATTTGAGATCTCTAAACTTGAGCCTCAACCATTTCCAGCAGACTCTAATTCCAGAGTTTATATGTTCTCTTAAATATATCGAACATCTCAACCTATCTAATGCCAATTTTCGAGGAACCATTCCCAGTAGTCTTGGAAACCTCTCACACTTAAAGTCTCTGGATTTGAGTGGAAATggccttttttatttaaaagccGAAAACCTCAGTTGGGTTTATGGTCTTTCTTCTTTGGAAGTTCTTGCTCTAGGTGGTGTTGAGATTAGCAATGCAGAGGATTGGCTTGATGCAGTAAATATGCTACCTTCTCTGGTAGAATTGCGTTTATCTTTTGTAAACTTCACAAGCTTCCTCAAAATTTGCATCAT TTCTACAATACCAGATTGGTTGTTTGACATTGGTCATAGTCTTGTTTACCTTAATCTTTCAAGATGCCAGTTATATGGTGTGATCCCAGATGCTTTCGGTAACTTGACTTCTCTCATCTCTCTTGATCTCTCGGATAATAATCTCGAGGGTCCAATACCATTGACTTTAGGCCTATTTCAAGAGCAAGGCGAGCGTAACAGATCTTCATCACTGAGAAAATTGTATCTTTCTAGCAATGGATTGAATGGATCCTTAGCGCGAAGTCTTGCCCAATTTTCGCAACTGGCTGTCCTGGATGTGGCTATGAATTACATGAAGGGTAGCATCAAAGATGCTCACTTGCAAAAATTCAATAGCTTGCGGGTGTTAGATCTTTCTTCAAACCGGTTAGCATTGAAAGTGAGTTCTAAATGGACTCCACCCTTTCAACTTGAAGCCATAGGTTTGAGGTCTTGCCTTCTAGGCCCGAAATTTCCCCAGTGGCTTCGATCACAAAAGAATTTTTCTGCCATTGATATCTCTAATGCTGGTATTGTAGATGTTGTGCCAGATTGGTTTTGGAACCTTTCTTCCAGGATCATGTATATGAATCTGTCTTTCAATAAGCTCAAAGGACATGTGCCCGATTTTTCATCGCAGCACCAACTATCAGAACAAGATTTGACTGGCAATAACTTTTCGAGCCCCCTGCCTCGCTTCTCGGCCAACACAAGGATATTACTTTTAgctaaaaattcattttttggaCATATTTCGAACTTGTGTGGAATATTGTCTATAAATAACTCCCTGAATTATTTGGATCtatcttcaaataatttatGGGGTGAGATTCCAGACTGTTGGAAATATGGACACAATCTGATCGCTCTAAACTTAGCTAATAATAATCTTTCCGGACAAATTCCCTACTCAATGGGCCAATTAATACGTCTTAACACGTTGCGATTGGAGAACAATATTTTGTCAGGGGAAGTGCCTTTAGCATTGAAGACTTGCACTGAGTTGACTGCTTTGTATCTTGCGAATAACAGGCTCTTGGGTAACGTACCAACATGGATTAGTGAAAATTTACAAAAGCTGAAATTTCTTTCATTACGTTCTAATTCATTCAGTGGAAATATTCCCATGCAATTGTGTCAACTGcaacatttgaattttttggatcTTTCGTCAAATAATTTATCGGGAGCTATTCCACCATGCGCGTTTCCTAGCATGGTGATTGCTTTGGTAGACACTAATCCCGACATGAGTTATCCATATATGGCATATTCTGACAGTGTCAAACTCACATTCAACTCCAGGGAATTTATTAGACATCGTAATTTTCACTACTTATTTTCTAACATTCTTGACCTTTCATCTAATAACTTGTCAGGAAAGATTCCCACGGAAGTAATGAGCCTTTACGGATTGATAGTTTTGAATTTGTCAAGAAATCATCTAGTTGGACCTATCCCACCAAACATTGGTGAAATGGCAAATTTAGAGGCTCTTGATTTATCAAGGAACCACCTTTCATGCACTATGCCAGCTAGCATGACAAATCTATCCTTCCTATCGTATTTGAACATATCACATAACAGTTTGTCAGGGAAAATTCCATTGTCTACCCAGTTACAATCATTTTCCGGCCAAGCCTTTATAGGGAATCCTCAACTTTGTGGGCCTCCACTTTCAGACAATTGCTCGAGCAATGAATCATTTGGAGATCCACATTGTAGCATTGAAGAAGGAGATGATGAAAAGCAAAGCATTCAAAAACAAGAGCAGCATGACTTCAAAATACCTTCATTTTATTTAAGCATGGGACTTGGATTTATTGTGGGGTATTGTGGATTTTGGGGCTCTTTACTGCTGAATAAATCTTGGAGGTATGCTTATTTCCGCTTCTTGGGCAACATGaatgacaaaatttatgtgatggTAGTAGTTGGAGCAGCCAAATTGAAAAGGAAGTTTCAACACCAACAAGCTCCCAAGTAA
- the LOC126706454 gene encoding uncharacterized protein LOC126706454 has protein sequence MWLQMLRNLRNPPQYSWGSACLAWLYRQLCRATDRGASQIGGALLLVQYWAWVRFPFLCPRMDLPPDGAYGPPFAPSPLSIKTVWVVNTLNSPAEICLVRYRQLLDCMHPKQVVWQPYEAKLAHLPAFCVAGRDVWTARVPLVCFWLVEKHTPDRVVRQFGKVQEPPLYVDTDEALHAIDLRGKMEVNWRDRHYGHIRVWDSRARSPCPGAQLEGDISPAHPYFDWYDRVTWRFVDHTSASLIIMVASHKKLLKLYTVGSHEYKHISAVLKTVERLHRITARLPLEDIDGANPEAPEDTGRPSTSSTHASHSHGQRAASHQVVSRADLPPPPRASPAPEFPPPPHASPSPEIPPRTAHAVSDLEISLPTAHASFHPEIPSHTSHTFFDPAHLSFTPPSFDLGPDFSQTPPVMHTQSPSYSIGHTDHVPPHSHSMSFMPTPRLHIDPMTTGTHISFATPSSPAVVGSQAKQPAVYVENEQVVGLQSPPQGRPKRTIKAPPCGTGGHKAGHNVGPTHREEPHEGDAVPPPPHTRHYTRQHKRKMH, from the exons ATGTGGTTGCAGATGCTGAGGAACCTTCGAAATCCACCTCAGTACAGTTGGGGGAGCGCTTGCCTTGCATGGCTGTACAGACAGTTATGCAGGGCAACCGACAGAGGTGCTAGTCAGATTGGTGGGGCCTTGTTGCTAGTTCAGTATTGGGCATGGGTCAGATTCCCTTTTTTGTGCCCAAGGATGGACCTCCCACCAGATGGTGCATATGGCCCACCATTTGCACCTTCTCCATTGTCTATTAA GACTGTGTGGGTTGTGAACACCTTGAATAGCCCCGCCGAAATCTGTTTGGTCCGGTACCGTCAGCTTTTAGATTGTATGCATCCAAAGCAG GTGGTGTGGCAACCATATGAAGCTAAATTAGCCCACCTGCCTGCGTTTTGTGTCGCCGGAAGGGATGTATGGACAGCGAGGGTACCGCTTGTATGTTTCTGGCTAGTAGAGAAACATACACCGGACCGTGTTGTTCGTCAGTTCGGGAAGGTACAAGAACCCCCCCTATATGTTGATACTGACGAAGCCCTTCATGCCATAGACCTGAGGGGGAAGATGGAGGTGAATTGGAGGGACAGACATTATGGCCATATCCGAGTATGGGATAGTCGAGCACGATCTCCATGTCCTGGAGCACAACTAGAGGGTGATATATCGCCTGCTCATCCATACTTCGATTGGTACGATAGGGTGACTTGGAGGTTCGTCGACCACACTTCGGCTTCACTTATTATTATG GTTGCCAGTCACAAGAAGTTGTTGAAACTTTATACAGTAGGCAGTCATGAGTACAAGCATATTTCAGCTGTACTTAAGACAGTGGAACGCCTTCACCGTATAACTGCTCGACTTCCGTTGGAAGATATCGATGGGGCAAATCCAGAAGCGCCAGAAGATACTGGACGACCAAGCACAAGCTCAACTCATGCCAGCCATAGCCATGGTCAGCGTGCTGCATCCCATCAGGTCGTCAGTAGGGCAGATCTCCCTCCACCCCCACGTGCATCTCCTGCCCCAGAGTTCCCTCCACCTCCACATGCATCTCCTTCCCCAGAGATCCCTCCACGTACTGCTCATGCAGTTTCTGACCTAGAGATCTCTCTACCCACTGCTCATGCATCTTTTCACCCCGAGATCCCTTCACACACCTCACATACATTTTTTGATCCTGCTCATCTTTCATTTACTCCACCATCCTTTGATCTAGGCCCTGATTTCAGTCAAACCCCTCCTGTCATGCACACGCAATCCCCCTCGTACAGCATTGGTCATACAGACCATGTACCACCCCATAGTCACTCCATGTCATTCATGCCCACTCCTAGACTGCATATAGATCCCATGACTACGGGCACTCACATTTCATTTGCTACACCATCCTCCCCCGCAGTTGTTGGGAGTCAAGCAAAACAGCCAGCTGTGTATGTTGAGAATGAGCAGGTTGTTGGGTTACAGTCACCCCCACAAGGTCGACCTAAACGTACAATAAAAGCACCTCCTTGTGGGACAGGTGGTCACAAAGCAGGACACAACGTTGGCCCCACA CATCGTGAGGAGCCTCACGAAGGAGATGCAGTACCCCCTCCCCCACATACCAGACACTATACGAGACAGCATAAGCGTAAAATGCATTAA